Proteins encoded by one window of Glycine soja cultivar W05 chromosome 15, ASM419377v2, whole genome shotgun sequence:
- the LOC114385667 gene encoding lysine-specific demethylase JMJ25-like isoform X1, whose amino-acid sequence MGKKSSPAEGEEAVPEHLRCSRTDGRQWRCRRRVKENLKLCEIHYVQARRRQHKKTLKLKRKRQNDAVEVQIGAKRDRKSREALVNRRNQLELIRMVLQREVEKKKKKQSQLNLNLHLHFNHELKKELPNGVMAIASNMASSRYFRSKNAERGSVSKLQVVQCGQSIKKGRRKKCHWCQRSDSWSLVMCSSCQREFFCMECIKQRYFATQNEVKMACPVCRGTCTCKDCLSSQYEESESKEYLAGKNRVDRILHFHYLVCMLLPVLKQIKEDHHVGVEKTAKIKGKRTSDIIIKPVDFVCNEKNYCNYCKTPILDLHRSCLSCSYSLCLSCSQALSQGSTSEEINSSISNLPDKINACIFSEGHLLDDKVISNGNLTDTSTLVEWTNCNGADIVSCPPTKLGDCGDSHLDLKYVFPLSWIKEMEVKAEEIVCSYDFPETLDRSSSCSLCVDKDHKTSRYKQLPEAAQREDSNDNFLFYPTILDISCNHFEHFRKHWGIGHPVVVRDVLQSMPNLSWDPLVMFCTYLERSMTRYENNKDLLEACLDWFEVEINVSQYFTGSLKCQPQKNNWHEMLKLKGWLSSQLFKEQFPAHFAEVIDSLPIQEYMNPWSGLLNLAANLPQGSTKHDIGPHVYISYGCADEEADSVTNLCYDSYDMVNIMAHTMDIPLSTDQLAKISKLLKKHKTLCQKVSSSKTTSEHSEDREQNEMHGMVREGTDFLRRVNRTASISTEAKPISNQKLDTNISDDEECGSDSETEKAQSSLPFQRRVLSTEMSPDHNPRNPFENSNSDKRKKFTENSGAHWDVFRRQDVPKLLEYLKRHSDEFSYNSECHEKMVHPILDQSFFLDNTHKMRLKEEFKIEPWTFEQHVGEAVIIPSGCPYQIRNPKCCVHVELEFVSPENVSECIQLIDEVRLLPEDHKAKGEKLEVKKMALYSMSTAIEEIRELTCKT is encoded by the exons atggggaAAAAATCGAGTCCGGCGGAGGGGGAAGAAGCGGTGCCGGAGCATCTGCGGTGCAGCCGTACGGACGGGCGGCAATGGCGGTGCCGGCGGCGAGTGAAGGAAAACCTAAAGCTGTGCGAGATTCACTACGTGCAAGCTCGGCGTCGGCAGCACAAGAAGACGCTGAAGCTTAAGAGAAAGAGGCAAAACGACGCCGTTGAGGTTCAGATTGGGGCCAAGCGGGACCGAAAATCGAGAGAGGCATTGGTCAATAGGAGGAACCAATTGGAGCTCATAAGGATGGTTCTGCAGAGGGAggttgagaagaagaagaagaagcaatcgcaattgaatttgaatttgcatTTGCATTTCAATCACGAGTTGAAGAAGGAACTGCCGAATGGGGTTATGGCTATTGCGTCCAATATGGCATCTTCTCGTTACTTCAGGTCCAAGAATGCTGAGAGGGGCTCTGTTAGTAAGTTGCAG gttgTGCAGTGTGGACAAAGCATAAAGAAGGGGAGGAGGAAGAAGTGTCATTGGTGTCAGAGAAGTGATTCTTGGAGTCTTGTAATGTGTTCAAGCTGCCAGAGAGAGTTTTTCTGCATGGAGTGCATTAAACAACG GTATTTTGCTACTCAAAATGAGGTTAAGATGGCATGTCCAGTTTGTCGAGGAACTTGCACCTGTAAAGATTGCTTGTCAAGTCAATACGAAGAGAGTGAAAGTAAG GAATATTTGGCTGGTAAAAACAGAGTTGATAGGATATTGCATTTTCATTATTTGGTGTGTATGCTCCTTCCTgtactaaaacaaataaaagaagacCATCATGTAGGCGTAGAAAAAACAGCAAAAATCAAAG GGAAAAGAACTTCTGATATTATCATCAAGCCTGTCGATTTTGTCTGCAACGAGAAAAATTACTG CAATTACTGCAAAACACCCATTTTGGATCTTCATAGAAGCTGCCTTAGTTGTTCCTACAGTCTTTGCTTAAGCTGTTCTCAGGCATTAAGTCAAGGAAGCACCTCTGAAGAAATCAACTCTTCTATATCCAACCTACCTGACAAAATAAATGCATGCATTTTTAGTGAAGGTCACCTTTTGGATGATAAGGTCATTTCTAATGGCAATTTAACTGATACCTCAACATTAGTTGAGTGGACAAATTGTAATGGTGCTGACATTGTGTCATGCCCACCTACAAAGCTTGGTGATTGTGGTGATAGCCACCTTGATTTGAAATATGTCTTTCCCTTAAGTTGGATCAAAGAAATGGAAGTAAAGGCAGAAGAAATAGTTTGCAGCTATGACTTTCCTGAAACTTTGGATAGAAGTTCAAGCTGCTCACTGTGTGTTGACAAAGATCATAAAACTAGCAGATACAAGCAGTTACCAGAAGCAGCTCAAAGAGAAGATTCTAATGATAATTTCTTGTTTTATCCTACAATTTTGGACATCAGTTGCAATCATTTTGAACACTTTCGGAAACACTGGGGAATAGGCCATCCTGTAGTAGTGCGAGATGTGCTCCAAAGTATGCCAAACCTTAGTTGGGATCCACTGGTCATGTTCTGTACTTATCTTGAGAGGAGCATGACAAGATATGAGAATAATAAGGACTTACTTGAAGCTTGTTTGGATTGGTTTGAG GTGGAGATTAACGTTAGTCAGTACTTTACTGGGTCTCTTAAATGTCAACCTCAGAAAAATAATTGGCATGAGATGCTGAAACTTAAAGGATGGTTGTCTTCCCAACTATTCAAAGAACAATTTCCAGCTCATTTTGCTGAAGTAATTGATTCTCTTCCAATTCAAGAATACATGAATCCCTGGTCTGGTCTTCTGAATTTAGCTGCAAATTTGCCACAGGGGAGTACAAAACATGACATAGGACCTCATGTTTATATTTCATATGGCTGTGCTGATGAAGAAGCTGATTCCGTGACAAATCTTTGTTACGACTCATATGATATG GTTAATATTATGGCACATACCATGGACATCCCTCTCTCTACAGATCAGCTTGCTAAAATAAGTAAGTTGTTGAAAAAACACAAAACTCTATGTCAGAAGGTGTCATCATCTAAAACTACTAGTGAGCATTCAGAAGACAGGGAACAAAATGAAATGCATGGTATGGTAAGAGAAGGAACTGACTTTCTAAGGAGAGTCAATAGAACAGCTTCCATCTCTACTGAAGCCAAACCGATATCTAATCAGAAGTTAGACACCAATATTTCTGATGATGAAGAATGTGGTTCCGATTCTGAAACTGAAAAGGCACAAAGCTCTTTACCTTTCCAAAGGAGAGTTCTAAGCACTGAAATGTCTCCAGATCATAATCCTAGAAATCCCTTTGAAAACTCAAACAGTGATAAAAGGAAGAAGTTTACTGAGAATTCTGGTGCTCATTGGGATGTCTTTCGAAGACAGGATGTGCCCAAGCTCTTAGAATACCTCAAAAGACACTCTGatgaattttcttataatagTGAATGTCACGAGAAG ATGGTTCATCCAATTCTGGATCAGAGCTTCTTTCTTGACAATACTCACAAGATGAGACTTAAGGAGGAGTTTA AAATTGAACCATGGACTTTTGAGCAACATGTTGGAGAAGCTGTCATCATTCCTTCTGGATGTCCATACCAGATTAGGAATCCTAAG TGTTGTGTACATGTGGAATTGGAATTTGTGTCCCCTGAGAATGTCTCTGAGTGTATCCAATTGATTGATGAGGTCCGGCTGCTTCCAGAAGACCATAAAGCAAAAGGAGAAAAGCTGGAG gTGAAAAAAATGGCCCTTTATAGCATGAGTACAGCAATAGAAGAAATACGTGAGCTTACCTGCAAAACATGA
- the LOC114387376 gene encoding equilibrative nucleotide transporter 3-like, giving the protein MTISNENKAPRRLEGKFQATVVCFILGLGSLVAWNSMLTVGDYYYNLFPTYHPSRVLTLIYQPFALVTMAILAYNESRINTRKRNLIGYTLFSISTLLVLVLDLATSGKGGIGPYIGLCALSACFGVADAHVQGGMVGDLSFMCPEFIQSFFAGLAASGALASGLRLLTKVGFEKSDHGLRKGAMLFFAISTLFEFFCVILYAIYFPKLSIVKYYRSKAASEGSKTVSADLAAAGIHNDTNLQVGFDAKQQERLSNKQLILQNMDYAADLFLIYVLTLSIFPGFLFENTGSHQLGTWYPLVLIAMYNLLDLISRYIPLIKCLKLESRKGLLIAVLSRFLLVPAFYFTAKYGDQGWMILLVSFLGLTNGYLTVCVFTVAPQGYKGPEQNALGNLLVLFLLIGIFSGVALDWLWLIGKSGF; this is encoded by the exons ATGACTATTTCTAATGAAAATAAAGCACCGAGAAGGTTGGAG GGGAAATTTCAAGCAACGGTGGTGTGTTTCATTCTTGGATTGGGGTCCCTTGTTGCATGGAACAGTATGTTGACAGTAGGAGATTATTACTACAATCTGTTCCCT ACATACCATCCTTCGCGTGTACTCACTCTCATTTATCAACCATTTGCACTTGTAACTATGGCAATACTGGCGTATAATGAGTCAAGGATCAACACTAGGAAGCGGAACTTAATTGGCTACACTCTTTTCTCCATTAGTACTTTGCTAGTTCTTGTT TTAGATCTAGCAACATCAGGGAAAGGGGGAATTGGACCTTACATTGGTTTGTGTGCACTTTCTGCTTGTTTTGGAGTCGCAGATGCTCATGTCCAAGGTGGCATGGTTGGAGATTTGTCTTTTATGTGTCCTGAGTTCATCCAG TCCTTCTTTGCTGGTTTGGCTGCCTCAGGAGCTCTAGCTTCTGGTTTGAGACTTCTCACCAAAGTGGGTTTTGAGAAATCTGATCATGGTCTTCGAAAAGGGGCTA TGCTATTCTTTGCAATCTCTACACTTTTTGAATTCTTCTGCGTAATTCTCTACGCAATATACTTCCCTAAGTTGTCCATAGTAAAGTATTACCGTTCAAAGGCAGCTTCAGAAGGATCAAAAACTGTGTCAGCTGATCTTGCAGCTGCCGGCATTCACAATGACACCAACCTGCAA GTTGGATTTGATGCTAAACAGCAAGAACGGTTGAGCAATAAACAGCTAATTCTTCAGAACATGGATTATGCAGCTGATTTGTTTCTGATATATGTATTGACACTGTCAATTTTCCCTGGATTCCTGTTTGAAAATACTGGATCTCACCAGCTAGGAACATG GTACCCACTTGTTTTGATTGCAATGTACAACCTATTGGATCTAATATCCAGATATATTCCCCTCATCAAATGCCTGAAGTTGGAATCCAGAAAGGGCTTACTCATTGCAGTGCTTTCTAGATTCCTTTTGGTCCCAGCATTTTACTTCACAGCAAAATATGGTGACCAGGGATGGATGATCCTTCTTGTGTCTTTCTTGGGACTAACCAATGGTTATCTCACTGTTTGTGTATTTACCGTGGCACCCCAAGGTTACaag GGCCCTGAACAGAATGCATTGGGTAATTTGCTCGTGCTGTTTCTTTTAATCGGCATATTTTCTGGGGTTGCTCTTGATTGGTTGTGGCTCATAGGAAAATCAGGATTCTAA
- the LOC114385667 gene encoding lysine-specific demethylase JMJ25-like isoform X2 has translation MGKKSSPAEGEEAVPEHLRCSRTDGRQWRCRRRVKENLKLCEIHYVQARRRQHKKTLKLKRKRQNDAVEVQIGAKRDRKSREALVNRRNQLELIRMVLQREVEKKKKKQSQLNLNLHLHFNHELKKELPNGVMAIASNMASSRYFRSKNAERGSVSKLQCGQSIKKGRRKKCHWCQRSDSWSLVMCSSCQREFFCMECIKQRYFATQNEVKMACPVCRGTCTCKDCLSSQYEESESKEYLAGKNRVDRILHFHYLVCMLLPVLKQIKEDHHVGVEKTAKIKGKRTSDIIIKPVDFVCNEKNYCNYCKTPILDLHRSCLSCSYSLCLSCSQALSQGSTSEEINSSISNLPDKINACIFSEGHLLDDKVISNGNLTDTSTLVEWTNCNGADIVSCPPTKLGDCGDSHLDLKYVFPLSWIKEMEVKAEEIVCSYDFPETLDRSSSCSLCVDKDHKTSRYKQLPEAAQREDSNDNFLFYPTILDISCNHFEHFRKHWGIGHPVVVRDVLQSMPNLSWDPLVMFCTYLERSMTRYENNKDLLEACLDWFEVEINVSQYFTGSLKCQPQKNNWHEMLKLKGWLSSQLFKEQFPAHFAEVIDSLPIQEYMNPWSGLLNLAANLPQGSTKHDIGPHVYISYGCADEEADSVTNLCYDSYDMVNIMAHTMDIPLSTDQLAKISKLLKKHKTLCQKVSSSKTTSEHSEDREQNEMHGMVREGTDFLRRVNRTASISTEAKPISNQKLDTNISDDEECGSDSETEKAQSSLPFQRRVLSTEMSPDHNPRNPFENSNSDKRKKFTENSGAHWDVFRRQDVPKLLEYLKRHSDEFSYNSECHEKMVHPILDQSFFLDNTHKMRLKEEFKIEPWTFEQHVGEAVIIPSGCPYQIRNPKCCVHVELEFVSPENVSECIQLIDEVRLLPEDHKAKGEKLEVKKMALYSMSTAIEEIRELTCKT, from the exons atggggaAAAAATCGAGTCCGGCGGAGGGGGAAGAAGCGGTGCCGGAGCATCTGCGGTGCAGCCGTACGGACGGGCGGCAATGGCGGTGCCGGCGGCGAGTGAAGGAAAACCTAAAGCTGTGCGAGATTCACTACGTGCAAGCTCGGCGTCGGCAGCACAAGAAGACGCTGAAGCTTAAGAGAAAGAGGCAAAACGACGCCGTTGAGGTTCAGATTGGGGCCAAGCGGGACCGAAAATCGAGAGAGGCATTGGTCAATAGGAGGAACCAATTGGAGCTCATAAGGATGGTTCTGCAGAGGGAggttgagaagaagaagaagaagcaatcgcaattgaatttgaatttgcatTTGCATTTCAATCACGAGTTGAAGAAGGAACTGCCGAATGGGGTTATGGCTATTGCGTCCAATATGGCATCTTCTCGTTACTTCAGGTCCAAGAATGCTGAGAGGGGCTCTGTTAGTAAGTTGCAG TGTGGACAAAGCATAAAGAAGGGGAGGAGGAAGAAGTGTCATTGGTGTCAGAGAAGTGATTCTTGGAGTCTTGTAATGTGTTCAAGCTGCCAGAGAGAGTTTTTCTGCATGGAGTGCATTAAACAACG GTATTTTGCTACTCAAAATGAGGTTAAGATGGCATGTCCAGTTTGTCGAGGAACTTGCACCTGTAAAGATTGCTTGTCAAGTCAATACGAAGAGAGTGAAAGTAAG GAATATTTGGCTGGTAAAAACAGAGTTGATAGGATATTGCATTTTCATTATTTGGTGTGTATGCTCCTTCCTgtactaaaacaaataaaagaagacCATCATGTAGGCGTAGAAAAAACAGCAAAAATCAAAG GGAAAAGAACTTCTGATATTATCATCAAGCCTGTCGATTTTGTCTGCAACGAGAAAAATTACTG CAATTACTGCAAAACACCCATTTTGGATCTTCATAGAAGCTGCCTTAGTTGTTCCTACAGTCTTTGCTTAAGCTGTTCTCAGGCATTAAGTCAAGGAAGCACCTCTGAAGAAATCAACTCTTCTATATCCAACCTACCTGACAAAATAAATGCATGCATTTTTAGTGAAGGTCACCTTTTGGATGATAAGGTCATTTCTAATGGCAATTTAACTGATACCTCAACATTAGTTGAGTGGACAAATTGTAATGGTGCTGACATTGTGTCATGCCCACCTACAAAGCTTGGTGATTGTGGTGATAGCCACCTTGATTTGAAATATGTCTTTCCCTTAAGTTGGATCAAAGAAATGGAAGTAAAGGCAGAAGAAATAGTTTGCAGCTATGACTTTCCTGAAACTTTGGATAGAAGTTCAAGCTGCTCACTGTGTGTTGACAAAGATCATAAAACTAGCAGATACAAGCAGTTACCAGAAGCAGCTCAAAGAGAAGATTCTAATGATAATTTCTTGTTTTATCCTACAATTTTGGACATCAGTTGCAATCATTTTGAACACTTTCGGAAACACTGGGGAATAGGCCATCCTGTAGTAGTGCGAGATGTGCTCCAAAGTATGCCAAACCTTAGTTGGGATCCACTGGTCATGTTCTGTACTTATCTTGAGAGGAGCATGACAAGATATGAGAATAATAAGGACTTACTTGAAGCTTGTTTGGATTGGTTTGAG GTGGAGATTAACGTTAGTCAGTACTTTACTGGGTCTCTTAAATGTCAACCTCAGAAAAATAATTGGCATGAGATGCTGAAACTTAAAGGATGGTTGTCTTCCCAACTATTCAAAGAACAATTTCCAGCTCATTTTGCTGAAGTAATTGATTCTCTTCCAATTCAAGAATACATGAATCCCTGGTCTGGTCTTCTGAATTTAGCTGCAAATTTGCCACAGGGGAGTACAAAACATGACATAGGACCTCATGTTTATATTTCATATGGCTGTGCTGATGAAGAAGCTGATTCCGTGACAAATCTTTGTTACGACTCATATGATATG GTTAATATTATGGCACATACCATGGACATCCCTCTCTCTACAGATCAGCTTGCTAAAATAAGTAAGTTGTTGAAAAAACACAAAACTCTATGTCAGAAGGTGTCATCATCTAAAACTACTAGTGAGCATTCAGAAGACAGGGAACAAAATGAAATGCATGGTATGGTAAGAGAAGGAACTGACTTTCTAAGGAGAGTCAATAGAACAGCTTCCATCTCTACTGAAGCCAAACCGATATCTAATCAGAAGTTAGACACCAATATTTCTGATGATGAAGAATGTGGTTCCGATTCTGAAACTGAAAAGGCACAAAGCTCTTTACCTTTCCAAAGGAGAGTTCTAAGCACTGAAATGTCTCCAGATCATAATCCTAGAAATCCCTTTGAAAACTCAAACAGTGATAAAAGGAAGAAGTTTACTGAGAATTCTGGTGCTCATTGGGATGTCTTTCGAAGACAGGATGTGCCCAAGCTCTTAGAATACCTCAAAAGACACTCTGatgaattttcttataatagTGAATGTCACGAGAAG ATGGTTCATCCAATTCTGGATCAGAGCTTCTTTCTTGACAATACTCACAAGATGAGACTTAAGGAGGAGTTTA AAATTGAACCATGGACTTTTGAGCAACATGTTGGAGAAGCTGTCATCATTCCTTCTGGATGTCCATACCAGATTAGGAATCCTAAG TGTTGTGTACATGTGGAATTGGAATTTGTGTCCCCTGAGAATGTCTCTGAGTGTATCCAATTGATTGATGAGGTCCGGCTGCTTCCAGAAGACCATAAAGCAAAAGGAGAAAAGCTGGAG gTGAAAAAAATGGCCCTTTATAGCATGAGTACAGCAATAGAAGAAATACGTGAGCTTACCTGCAAAACATGA
- the LOC114386979 gene encoding equilibrative nucleotide transporter 3-like, whose translation MDANDDSGAPRQPEGKYKAMAICFILGIGSLVSWNSMLTIGDYYYILFPKYHPARVLTLVYQPFAIGTMLILAYYESKINTRMRNLAGFTLFFFSTFFVLVVDLASSGKGGLGPYIGICVLAACFGIADAQVEGGIIGELCFMCPEFIQSYLAGLAASGALISILRMLTKVAFEKSNNGLRKGAILFLAISTFIELVCIILYAICFTKLPIVKYYRSKAALEGSKTVAADLAAAGIQTKTNDQGGYDSKKEERLSNKQLFVENLDYAVDLFLIYVVTLSIFPGFLYENTGTHQLGTWYPVVLIAMYNVVDFIARYIPLVPWLKLESRKGLLIAVFSRFLLIPAFYFTAKYGDQGWMILLTSFLGLTNGYLTVCVLTVAPRGYKGPEQNALGNLLVLCLLSGIFAGAVLDWLWIIGKGTF comes from the exons ATGGATGCCAATGATGACAGTGGAGCACCGAGACAACCTGAG GGAAAATACAAAGCAATGGCAATTTGTTTCATTCTTGGAATTGGGTCCCTTGTTTCCTGGAACAGCATGTTGACAATAGGAGATTACTACTACATATTGTTCCCC AAATATCATCCTGCAAGGGTACTTACCCTGGTTTATCAACCATTTGCAATTGGAACAATGTTAATACTGGCATACTATGAGTCGAAGATCAATACTAGAATGCGGAATTTGGCTGGAttcactcttttcttttttagcaCTTTCTTTGTTCTTGTT GTGGATCTAGCATCATCAGGGAAAGGTGGACTTGGACCTTATATTGGTATATGTGTGCTTGCTGCTTGTTTTGGAATAGCAGATGCTCAAGTCGAAGGTGGCATTATaggagagttgtgttttatGTGCCCTGAGTTTATCCAG TCCTACCTTGCTGGTTTGGCAGCATCAGGGGCTCTAATTTCTATTCTGAGAATGCTGACCAAGGTAGCTTTCGAGAAATCTAATAATGGACTTCGCAAGGGAGCAA TACTATTCTTGGCAATCTCCACATTCATTGAGTTAGTTTGTATCATTCTGTATGCAATCTGCTTCACCAAATTGCCCATAGTGAAATATTACCGTTCAAAAGCAGCGTTAGAGGGATCAAAAACTGTTGCAGCTGACCTTGCTGCTGCTGGCATTCAAACAAAGACTAATGATCAA GGTGGATAtgatagcaaaaaagaagagcGGTTGAGCAACAAACAATTATTTGTTGAGAACCTTGATTATGCAGttgatttatttcttatatatgtgGTAACACTGTCAATCTTCCCTGGATTTTTGTATGAAAATACTGGAACACATCAGTTAGGCACATG GTACCCAGTTGTTTTGATTGCTATGTATAATGTGGTGGATTTCATAGCAAGATATATTCCCCTTGTGCCATGGCTAAAGTTGGAATCCAGAAAGGGTCTACTAATAGCAGTGTTTTCTCGATTCTTGCTGATCCCAGCATTCTACTTTACAGCAAAATATGGTGACCAAGGATGGATGATTCTACTCACCTCCTTCTTGGGACTCACCAATGGCTATCTCACAGTGTGTGTTCTCACTGTGGCACCAAGAGGTTACAAG GGTCCTGAGCAGAATGCTTTGGGTAATTTGCTTGTCCTGTGTCTATTGAGCGGCATATTTGCTGGGGCTGTTCTTGATTGGTTGTGGATCATAGGTAAAGGAACATTCTGA